In Oryzias melastigma strain HK-1 linkage group LG18, ASM292280v2, whole genome shotgun sequence, one DNA window encodes the following:
- the LOC112156424 gene encoding probable E3 ubiquitin-protein ligase ARI8 — protein sequence MNTTEKSYDPNDKTLKFVDRADELDFLYEGFASLRAEMSCGRAVTPMSLTKWCCRFLNRGESRFVCGMTDCNKEWSYEEVCKMALLTPEEKTYFETTMKSIDDRERMKNTKLCPECKVPVTRNDDSNLRVRCQVCSKKKKDFDFCWQCLKEWKGPQPRSDRCDNDGCYSEALTTLKNCPEIVFLSVKDVTGCPSIRACPTCGSLVQHSSKYCKSIVCPRCKVKFCFVCLKIMTECTKTSKPYSSCSSGVAPRQTSIPVRHQR from the exons ATGAATACAACAGAAAAGAGCTACGATCCCAACGACAAAACTCTCAAGTTTGTGGACAGAGCTGATGAATTAGATT TTCTCTATGAAGGTTTTGCGTCACTGAGAGCAGAGATGTCCTGTGGTCGTGCAGTGACTCCCATGTCCCTCACCAAATGGTGCTGCAGGTTTCTGAACAGG GGGGAGAGCCGGTTTGTTTGTGGGATGACTGACTGTAATAAGGAGTGGTCTTATGAGGAGGTCTGTAAAATGGCTCTGCTGACTCCTGAGGAGAAGACGTATTTTGAAACAACTATGAAAAGCATTGATGACAGAGAACgaatgaaaaatacaaagttg TGTCCTGAATGTAAAGTCCCAGTGACGAGGAACGATGACTCTAACTTGAGAGTGCGTTGCCAGGTttgctcaaaaaagaaaaaggacttTGATTTCTGCTGGCAGTGTCTGAAAGAGTGGAAGGGTCCACAGCCACGCTCAGACCGCTGTGACAATGACGGCTGCTACAGTGAAGCTCTGACAACTCTGAAGAACTGCCcagaaatagtttttctttCCGTCAAAGACGTCACAGGATGTCCCTCCATCAGAGCCTGTCCCACCTGCGGCTCTCTGGTGCAGCACAGCTCAAAATACTGCAAAAGCATCGTGTGTCCTCGATGTAAGGTCAAGTTTTGCTTTGTGTGTCTAAAAATCATGACTGAATgcacaaaaacaagtaaaccaTATTCATCCTGCTCCAGTGGAGTCGCTCCCAGACAGACCTCCATCCCTGTGAGGCATCAAAGGTGA